A region from the Aphis gossypii isolate Hap1 chromosome 1, ASM2018417v2, whole genome shotgun sequence genome encodes:
- the LOC126549037 gene encoding prostatic spermine-binding protein-like encodes MCHYGVKKEETLCSKSLLRSGGGRVDDDDHENDGDEDDYDNDDDADYDYDDDDYDEQLLDHAQLPMGKWYDTGRHTCTARRRNKESARARCKKDDVYATYSDDDDDDEDPAAVVG; translated from the exons ATGTGCCATTATGGAGTCAAAAAAG aaGAGACCCTCTGCAGCAAGTCGTTATTACGCAGTGGTGGCGGCAGAGTTGACGATGACGATCATGAAAATGACGGTGATGAAGATGattatgataatgatgatgatgccgattatgattatgatgatgatgattatGATGAGCAACTTTTGGACCACGCCCAGCTTCCAATGGGCAAGTGGTATGATACCGGGCGGCACACCTGTACCGCCCGGAGGAGGAATAAGGAGAGCGCGAGAGCGCGCTGTAAAAAAGACGACGTCTATGCAACGTAtagcgacgacgacgacgacgacgaagacCCAGCTGCCGTCGTCGGGTAA